Proteins from a single region of Gasterosteus aculeatus chromosome 20, fGasAcu3.hap1.1, whole genome shotgun sequence:
- the LOC144389678 gene encoding uncharacterized protein LOC144389678 isoform X4 — MMLGLQGSTSTPKVYRCVACSATFTGLASLLVHQATHAGALSKVPAPSQPSNSQREILFGSMDSSGEQLSPPTRLPDSHSPSFFICDCGEEFQDFSLMLQHKRLHESQPQFLQPLDSNSVLSGGADCDKVFPSQHLSFIPTATQSSLVISCPSTSRFPDVKLPILADHKTDLSLEDVTSIATAPQGQCKPPQDPSEKQLETMSAPAEQPAETVEDNSLLDKTNSVPSRKKGESLSINKPLMKLLASAYMNRFQNPLLQNQNNNTITPKQEVVPVDITPVAKTEVSSINDLSITQLRRLLAKPGIKTKAPSISKILEGSKKRVVSLTKTFSPVVVLETRQKLMAPFSNGIYGEYQCGRCRRVFQNLDKLAEHHFLHKKERIKCCRRCKQLIIGRLPLPDNHVCPQLGNKTMSPSSSFPQKIVPFHSLNNSKKVFFCPLCKHNYARRWNLKMHKCQGPGSAPYPHASPAFQKRPVLRSNSEDRTDAGIEAGSQLNKSVAVGTDATRLSHIKAQNDASLCGVSLQQGQENSSWDASECEEEDSDEGEWTMPLDDELEVLGSTNNAGNDTQAKSTETTVPSLRYFVRGGVRRYPCNRCQKTYSRPSTLRRHLRLCGFRLRGPATLSGAQGAAPLTGNNMKPMFACFVCGKSFNRKDNMMVHRRRCQLLRTMDAGGKADGRTEEQPAVSGIATDCQTKEDDDGGNWGIMSLPSVLPRRVTCECGVGFTSPRLLLEHLQKHAQESYTCPTCGETVNSWADYEVHLQIHMHPHHQLLKGIQPQRSQPLLLRFKQQPSRPADQPQPKQARAVQAANPTKKKQQRIMCARCNNTFATRCSLRRHLLWNRCKGVRATNQPKMYHCSHCNADFPNSISLMFHQRSGACKPAIKPVRCPVCLRWFGTVDGLQKHLLTHKQTEAHRCDVCQGTYPNVKSLKNHRRRIHRIMAGDTKPVTHEQLTT; from the exons ATGATGCTTGGGTTACAGGGAAGTACTTCAACCCCCAAAGTGTATCGTTGTGTGGCATGTTCAGCTACCTTCACTGGACTGGCCTCCTTGCTTGTACATCAGGCAACTCATGCCGGAGCGCTCTCCAAGGTCCCTGCCCCTTCACAGCCTAGCAACAGCCAGCGTGAAATACTGTTTGGTAGTATGGACTCTTCTGGTGAGCAGCTCAGTCCACCGACACGCTTGCCTGATAGCCattctccttctttttttatttgtgattgTGGAGAGGAGTTTCAGGACTTCAGTCTTATGCTGCAGCATAAGCGATTACATGAATCTCAACCACAGTTTCTGCAACCTCTGGACAGTAATAGTGTTCTTTCTGGTGGAGCAGATTGTGATAAAGTCTTTCCTTCCCAGCATCTATCATTCATTCCAACTGCGACTCAGTCATCTTTGGTGATTAGTTGCCCTTCTACCTCAAGGTTTCCAGATGTCAAACTACCCATATTGGCAGACCACAAAACCGATTTAAGCCTGGAGGATGTCACTTCCATAGCAACCGCTCCTCAAGGCCAGTGTAAGCCTCCTCAAGATCCCAGTGAGAAACAACTTGAGACCATGTCAGCCCCAGCAGAGCAACCAGCGGAGACTGTAGAGGACAATAGTTTGCTAGACAAAACAAATTCCGTTCCCAGCAGAAAGAAGGGGGAGAGTTTGTCCATAAATAAACCCCTAATGAAGTTGTTGGCATCAGCGTACATGAACCGATTTCAAAACCCTCTCTTGCAAAatcaaaacaataacacaattaCCCCCAAACAAGAAGTTGTCCCTGTTGATATAACACCAGTTGCAAAAACTGAAGTGTCTTCGATAAACGATCTGTCGATAACACAGTTGAGGCGACTGCTTGCAAAACCTGGTATTAAGACGAAAGCTCCATCCATCAGCAAAATTCTTGAGGGCAGTAAGAAAAGGGTTGTCTCTCTGACAAAGACTTTCTCCCCTGTTGTGGTCCTTGAAACCCGTCAAAAGCTCATGGCTCCCTTCAGTAATGGCATATATGGGGAATATCAATGTGGCCGCTGTCGAAGGGTCTTTCAAAATTTAGACAAACTGGCCGAGCATCattttttgcacaaaaaagaaaggatTAAATGCTGCCGTCGTTGCAAACAGCTCATTATTGGGCGGCTGCCTTTACCTGACAATCACGTATGCCCTCAGTTAGGAAACAAAACCATGTCGCCATCAAGCTCTTTCCCACAAAAAATTGTGCCATTCCACAGTCTAAACAACTCAAAAAAAGTCTTCTTTTGTCCATTGTGCAAGCACAACTATGCACGCAGGTGGAACCTCAAAATGCACAAGTGTCAGGGCCCAGGCTCAGCCCCTTATCCACACGCCAGTCCAGCTTTTCAGAAAAGGCCAGTATTAAGGTCAAACAGCGAAGACAGAACAGATGCAGGGATCGAAGCCGGATCTCAACTCAACAAGAGTGTCGCCGTGGGCACCGACGCTACCAGGCTTAGTCACATCAAG GCGCAGAACGATGCCTCTCTGTGCGGGGTGTCGCTCCAACAAGGACAAGAGAACAGCAGCTGGGATGCATCAGAATGTGAGGAAGAGGACAGCGACGAAGGCGAGTGGACAATGCCCTTGGATGATGAACTTGAGGTGCTGGGCTCCACCAATAATGCTGGTAATGACACACAAGCGAAGTCCACAGAGACGACCGTCCCCAGCCTGCGCTACTTTGTGAGGGGCGGTGTGAGGCGTTACCCCTGTAACCGGTGCCAGAAAACCTACAGCCGCCCGTCTACTCTGAGGCGCCATCTACGACTGTGCGGCTTCAGGTTACGCGGACCCGCCACGCTGAGTGGCGCTCAGGGCGCCGCGCCGCTAACTGGCAACAATATGAAGCCGATGTTTGCCTGTTTTGTCTGCGGCAAGAGCTTTAACCGCAAAGATAACATGATGGTTCACAGAAGGAGATGTCAGCTGCTACGAACAATGGATGCTGGCGGAAaggcggacggacggacggaggagCAGCCGGCTGTGTCTGGCATTGCGACGGACTGTCAGACCAAGGAGGACGACGACGGAGGCAACTGGGGCATCATGTCTCTGCCCTCGGTGCTTCCGAGGAGGGTGACGTGCGAGTGTGGGGTCGGATTTACCTCCCCGAGGCTCCTCCTGGAGCACCTGCAGAAGCATGCGCAGGAATCCTACACGTGTCCGACGTGCGGCGAGACCGTGAATTCTTGGGCGGACTATGAAGTCCACCTGCAGATCCACATGCATCCTCACCACCAGCTGCTGAAGGGAATTCAGCCACAGCGGTCGCAACCTCTGCTGCTTCGATTTAAGCAGCAGCCCTCTCGGCCTGCGGATCAGCCTCAGCCCAAGCAAGCGCGCGCAGTGCAAGCTGCGAATCCgacgaagaagaagcagcagcgcaTCATGTGCGCGCGGTGCAATAACACTTTCGCCACTCGCTGTTCCCTTCGGAGGCACCTGTTGTGGAATAGATGCAAAGGTGTGCGGGCCACTAACCAGCCCAAGATGTACCACTGTTCCCACTGCAACGCGGACTTCCCGAACTCAATCAGCCTCATGTTTCACCAGAGGAGCGGGGCTTGCAAGCCCGCCATCAAGCCGGTGCGTTGCCCTGTTTGTCTTCGCTGGTTTGGCACCGTGGACGGGTTACAGAAACACCTGCTGACTCATAAGCAGACTGAGGCGCACCGCTGTGATGTCTGTCAGGGCACGTACCCCAACGTGAAATCCCTCAAAAACCACCGCAGGAGGATTCATCGTATCATGGCTGGAGACACAAAGCCCGTAACTCACGAACAGCTAACTACttaa
- the LOC144389678 gene encoding uncharacterized protein LOC144389678 isoform X1: protein MDGPGHMTRIFPLRPQRSNGAERTHGESPTPGSGNLLALPQHLDCLIRLAAMMLGLQGSTSTPKVYRCVACSATFTGLASLLVHQATHAGALSKVPAPSQPSNSQREILFGSMDSSGEQLSPPTRLPDSHSPSFFICDCGEEFQDFSLMLQHKRLHESQPQFLQPLDSNSVLSGGADCDKVFPSQHLSFIPTATQSSLVISCPSTSRFPDVKLPILADHKTDLSLEDVTSIATAPQGQCKPPQDPSEKQLETMSAPAEQPAETVEDNSLLDKTNSVPSRKKGESLSINKPLMKLLASAYMNRFQNPLLQNQNNNTITPKQEVVPVDITPVAKTEVSSINDLSITQLRRLLAKPGIKTKAPSISKILEGSKKRVVSLTKTFSPVVVLETRQKLMAPFSNGIYGEYQCGRCRRVFQNLDKLAEHHFLHKKERIKCCRRCKQLIIGRLPLPDNHVCPQLGNKTMSPSSSFPQKIVPFHSLNNSKKVFFCPLCKHNYARRWNLKMHKCQGPGSAPYPHASPAFQKRPVLRSNSEDRTDAGIEAGSQLNKSVAVGTDATRLSHIKVEATSPNSLQSAVSELAWTHSAKSFSPFYSNSSMNQAQNDASLCGVSLQQGQENSSWDASECEEEDSDEGEWTMPLDDELEVLGSTNNAGNDTQAKSTETTVPSLRYFVRGGVRRYPCNRCQKTYSRPSTLRRHLRLCGFRLRGPATLSGAQGAAPLTGNNMKPMFACFVCGKSFNRKDNMMVHRRRCQLLRTMDAGGKADGRTEEQPAVSGIATDCQTKEDDDGGNWGIMSLPSVLPRRVTCECGVGFTSPRLLLEHLQKHAQESYTCPTCGETVNSWADYEVHLQIHMHPHHQLLKGIQPQRSQPLLLRFKQQPSRPADQPQPKQARAVQAANPTKKKQQRIMCARCNNTFATRCSLRRHLLWNRCKGVRATNQPKMYHCSHCNADFPNSISLMFHQRSGACKPAIKPVRCPVCLRWFGTVDGLQKHLLTHKQTEAHRCDVCQGTYPNVKSLKNHRRRIHRIMAGDTKPVTHEQLTT, encoded by the exons ATGGATGGACCCGGTCACATGACCCGCATTTTTCCACTGCGGCCGCAGCGCAGCAACGGCGCGGAGCGCACCCACGGGGAATCGCCCACACCGGGATCGG GCAACCTCCTTGCCTTGCCACAACACCTGGATTGCCTTATACGTTTGGCTGCCATGATGCTTGGGTTACAGGGAAGTACTTCAACCCCCAAAGTGTATCGTTGTGTGGCATGTTCAGCTACCTTCACTGGACTGGCCTCCTTGCTTGTACATCAGGCAACTCATGCCGGAGCGCTCTCCAAGGTCCCTGCCCCTTCACAGCCTAGCAACAGCCAGCGTGAAATACTGTTTGGTAGTATGGACTCTTCTGGTGAGCAGCTCAGTCCACCGACACGCTTGCCTGATAGCCattctccttctttttttatttgtgattgTGGAGAGGAGTTTCAGGACTTCAGTCTTATGCTGCAGCATAAGCGATTACATGAATCTCAACCACAGTTTCTGCAACCTCTGGACAGTAATAGTGTTCTTTCTGGTGGAGCAGATTGTGATAAAGTCTTTCCTTCCCAGCATCTATCATTCATTCCAACTGCGACTCAGTCATCTTTGGTGATTAGTTGCCCTTCTACCTCAAGGTTTCCAGATGTCAAACTACCCATATTGGCAGACCACAAAACCGATTTAAGCCTGGAGGATGTCACTTCCATAGCAACCGCTCCTCAAGGCCAGTGTAAGCCTCCTCAAGATCCCAGTGAGAAACAACTTGAGACCATGTCAGCCCCAGCAGAGCAACCAGCGGAGACTGTAGAGGACAATAGTTTGCTAGACAAAACAAATTCCGTTCCCAGCAGAAAGAAGGGGGAGAGTTTGTCCATAAATAAACCCCTAATGAAGTTGTTGGCATCAGCGTACATGAACCGATTTCAAAACCCTCTCTTGCAAAatcaaaacaataacacaattaCCCCCAAACAAGAAGTTGTCCCTGTTGATATAACACCAGTTGCAAAAACTGAAGTGTCTTCGATAAACGATCTGTCGATAACACAGTTGAGGCGACTGCTTGCAAAACCTGGTATTAAGACGAAAGCTCCATCCATCAGCAAAATTCTTGAGGGCAGTAAGAAAAGGGTTGTCTCTCTGACAAAGACTTTCTCCCCTGTTGTGGTCCTTGAAACCCGTCAAAAGCTCATGGCTCCCTTCAGTAATGGCATATATGGGGAATATCAATGTGGCCGCTGTCGAAGGGTCTTTCAAAATTTAGACAAACTGGCCGAGCATCattttttgcacaaaaaagaaaggatTAAATGCTGCCGTCGTTGCAAACAGCTCATTATTGGGCGGCTGCCTTTACCTGACAATCACGTATGCCCTCAGTTAGGAAACAAAACCATGTCGCCATCAAGCTCTTTCCCACAAAAAATTGTGCCATTCCACAGTCTAAACAACTCAAAAAAAGTCTTCTTTTGTCCATTGTGCAAGCACAACTATGCACGCAGGTGGAACCTCAAAATGCACAAGTGTCAGGGCCCAGGCTCAGCCCCTTATCCACACGCCAGTCCAGCTTTTCAGAAAAGGCCAGTATTAAGGTCAAACAGCGAAGACAGAACAGATGCAGGGATCGAAGCCGGATCTCAACTCAACAAGAGTGTCGCCGTGGGCACCGACGCTACCAGGCTTAGTCACATCAAGGTAGAAGCGACGTCTCCAAATTCACTGCAGTCTGCGGTTTCAGAGTTGGCCTGGACACATTCGGCAAAAAGCTTCTCACCTTTCTACTCCAATTCGTCCATGAACCAGGCGCAGAACGATGCCTCTCTGTGCGGGGTGTCGCTCCAACAAGGACAAGAGAACAGCAGCTGGGATGCATCAGAATGTGAGGAAGAGGACAGCGACGAAGGCGAGTGGACAATGCCCTTGGATGATGAACTTGAGGTGCTGGGCTCCACCAATAATGCTGGTAATGACACACAAGCGAAGTCCACAGAGACGACCGTCCCCAGCCTGCGCTACTTTGTGAGGGGCGGTGTGAGGCGTTACCCCTGTAACCGGTGCCAGAAAACCTACAGCCGCCCGTCTACTCTGAGGCGCCATCTACGACTGTGCGGCTTCAGGTTACGCGGACCCGCCACGCTGAGTGGCGCTCAGGGCGCCGCGCCGCTAACTGGCAACAATATGAAGCCGATGTTTGCCTGTTTTGTCTGCGGCAAGAGCTTTAACCGCAAAGATAACATGATGGTTCACAGAAGGAGATGTCAGCTGCTACGAACAATGGATGCTGGCGGAAaggcggacggacggacggaggagCAGCCGGCTGTGTCTGGCATTGCGACGGACTGTCAGACCAAGGAGGACGACGACGGAGGCAACTGGGGCATCATGTCTCTGCCCTCGGTGCTTCCGAGGAGGGTGACGTGCGAGTGTGGGGTCGGATTTACCTCCCCGAGGCTCCTCCTGGAGCACCTGCAGAAGCATGCGCAGGAATCCTACACGTGTCCGACGTGCGGCGAGACCGTGAATTCTTGGGCGGACTATGAAGTCCACCTGCAGATCCACATGCATCCTCACCACCAGCTGCTGAAGGGAATTCAGCCACAGCGGTCGCAACCTCTGCTGCTTCGATTTAAGCAGCAGCCCTCTCGGCCTGCGGATCAGCCTCAGCCCAAGCAAGCGCGCGCAGTGCAAGCTGCGAATCCgacgaagaagaagcagcagcgcaTCATGTGCGCGCGGTGCAATAACACTTTCGCCACTCGCTGTTCCCTTCGGAGGCACCTGTTGTGGAATAGATGCAAAGGTGTGCGGGCCACTAACCAGCCCAAGATGTACCACTGTTCCCACTGCAACGCGGACTTCCCGAACTCAATCAGCCTCATGTTTCACCAGAGGAGCGGGGCTTGCAAGCCCGCCATCAAGCCGGTGCGTTGCCCTGTTTGTCTTCGCTGGTTTGGCACCGTGGACGGGTTACAGAAACACCTGCTGACTCATAAGCAGACTGAGGCGCACCGCTGTGATGTCTGTCAGGGCACGTACCCCAACGTGAAATCCCTCAAAAACCACCGCAGGAGGATTCATCGTATCATGGCTGGAGACACAAAGCCCGTAACTCACGAACAGCTAACTACttaa
- the LOC144389678 gene encoding uncharacterized protein LOC144389678 isoform X2, whose protein sequence is MDGPGHMTRIFPLRPQRSNGAERTHGESPTPGSGNLLALPQHLDCLIRLAAMMLGLQGSTSTPKVYRCVACSATFTGLASLLVHQATHAGALSKVPAPSQPSNSQREILFGSMDSSGEQLSPPTRLPDSHSPSFFICDCGEEFQDFSLMLQHKRLHESQPQFLQPLDSNSVLSGGADCDKVFPSQHLSFIPTATQSSLVISCPSTSRFPDVKLPILADHKTDLSLEDVTSIATAPQGQCKPPQDPSEKQLETMSAPAEQPAETVEDNSLLDKTNSVPSRKKGESLSINKPLMKLLASAYMNRFQNPLLQNQNNNTITPKQEVVPVDITPVAKTEVSSINDLSITQLRRLLAKPGIKTKAPSISKILEGSKKRVVSLTKTFSPVVVLETRQKLMAPFSNGIYGEYQCGRCRRVFQNLDKLAEHHFLHKKERIKCCRRCKQLIIGRLPLPDNHVCPQLGNKTMSPSSSFPQKIVPFHSLNNSKKVFFCPLCKHNYARRWNLKMHKCQGPGSAPYPHASPAFQKRPVLRSNSEDRTDAGIEAGSQLNKSVAVGTDATRLSHIKAQNDASLCGVSLQQGQENSSWDASECEEEDSDEGEWTMPLDDELEVLGSTNNAGNDTQAKSTETTVPSLRYFVRGGVRRYPCNRCQKTYSRPSTLRRHLRLCGFRLRGPATLSGAQGAAPLTGNNMKPMFACFVCGKSFNRKDNMMVHRRRCQLLRTMDAGGKADGRTEEQPAVSGIATDCQTKEDDDGGNWGIMSLPSVLPRRVTCECGVGFTSPRLLLEHLQKHAQESYTCPTCGETVNSWADYEVHLQIHMHPHHQLLKGIQPQRSQPLLLRFKQQPSRPADQPQPKQARAVQAANPTKKKQQRIMCARCNNTFATRCSLRRHLLWNRCKGVRATNQPKMYHCSHCNADFPNSISLMFHQRSGACKPAIKPVRCPVCLRWFGTVDGLQKHLLTHKQTEAHRCDVCQGTYPNVKSLKNHRRRIHRIMAGDTKPVTHEQLTT, encoded by the exons ATGGATGGACCCGGTCACATGACCCGCATTTTTCCACTGCGGCCGCAGCGCAGCAACGGCGCGGAGCGCACCCACGGGGAATCGCCCACACCGGGATCGG GCAACCTCCTTGCCTTGCCACAACACCTGGATTGCCTTATACGTTTGGCTGCCATGATGCTTGGGTTACAGGGAAGTACTTCAACCCCCAAAGTGTATCGTTGTGTGGCATGTTCAGCTACCTTCACTGGACTGGCCTCCTTGCTTGTACATCAGGCAACTCATGCCGGAGCGCTCTCCAAGGTCCCTGCCCCTTCACAGCCTAGCAACAGCCAGCGTGAAATACTGTTTGGTAGTATGGACTCTTCTGGTGAGCAGCTCAGTCCACCGACACGCTTGCCTGATAGCCattctccttctttttttatttgtgattgTGGAGAGGAGTTTCAGGACTTCAGTCTTATGCTGCAGCATAAGCGATTACATGAATCTCAACCACAGTTTCTGCAACCTCTGGACAGTAATAGTGTTCTTTCTGGTGGAGCAGATTGTGATAAAGTCTTTCCTTCCCAGCATCTATCATTCATTCCAACTGCGACTCAGTCATCTTTGGTGATTAGTTGCCCTTCTACCTCAAGGTTTCCAGATGTCAAACTACCCATATTGGCAGACCACAAAACCGATTTAAGCCTGGAGGATGTCACTTCCATAGCAACCGCTCCTCAAGGCCAGTGTAAGCCTCCTCAAGATCCCAGTGAGAAACAACTTGAGACCATGTCAGCCCCAGCAGAGCAACCAGCGGAGACTGTAGAGGACAATAGTTTGCTAGACAAAACAAATTCCGTTCCCAGCAGAAAGAAGGGGGAGAGTTTGTCCATAAATAAACCCCTAATGAAGTTGTTGGCATCAGCGTACATGAACCGATTTCAAAACCCTCTCTTGCAAAatcaaaacaataacacaattaCCCCCAAACAAGAAGTTGTCCCTGTTGATATAACACCAGTTGCAAAAACTGAAGTGTCTTCGATAAACGATCTGTCGATAACACAGTTGAGGCGACTGCTTGCAAAACCTGGTATTAAGACGAAAGCTCCATCCATCAGCAAAATTCTTGAGGGCAGTAAGAAAAGGGTTGTCTCTCTGACAAAGACTTTCTCCCCTGTTGTGGTCCTTGAAACCCGTCAAAAGCTCATGGCTCCCTTCAGTAATGGCATATATGGGGAATATCAATGTGGCCGCTGTCGAAGGGTCTTTCAAAATTTAGACAAACTGGCCGAGCATCattttttgcacaaaaaagaaaggatTAAATGCTGCCGTCGTTGCAAACAGCTCATTATTGGGCGGCTGCCTTTACCTGACAATCACGTATGCCCTCAGTTAGGAAACAAAACCATGTCGCCATCAAGCTCTTTCCCACAAAAAATTGTGCCATTCCACAGTCTAAACAACTCAAAAAAAGTCTTCTTTTGTCCATTGTGCAAGCACAACTATGCACGCAGGTGGAACCTCAAAATGCACAAGTGTCAGGGCCCAGGCTCAGCCCCTTATCCACACGCCAGTCCAGCTTTTCAGAAAAGGCCAGTATTAAGGTCAAACAGCGAAGACAGAACAGATGCAGGGATCGAAGCCGGATCTCAACTCAACAAGAGTGTCGCCGTGGGCACCGACGCTACCAGGCTTAGTCACATCAAG GCGCAGAACGATGCCTCTCTGTGCGGGGTGTCGCTCCAACAAGGACAAGAGAACAGCAGCTGGGATGCATCAGAATGTGAGGAAGAGGACAGCGACGAAGGCGAGTGGACAATGCCCTTGGATGATGAACTTGAGGTGCTGGGCTCCACCAATAATGCTGGTAATGACACACAAGCGAAGTCCACAGAGACGACCGTCCCCAGCCTGCGCTACTTTGTGAGGGGCGGTGTGAGGCGTTACCCCTGTAACCGGTGCCAGAAAACCTACAGCCGCCCGTCTACTCTGAGGCGCCATCTACGACTGTGCGGCTTCAGGTTACGCGGACCCGCCACGCTGAGTGGCGCTCAGGGCGCCGCGCCGCTAACTGGCAACAATATGAAGCCGATGTTTGCCTGTTTTGTCTGCGGCAAGAGCTTTAACCGCAAAGATAACATGATGGTTCACAGAAGGAGATGTCAGCTGCTACGAACAATGGATGCTGGCGGAAaggcggacggacggacggaggagCAGCCGGCTGTGTCTGGCATTGCGACGGACTGTCAGACCAAGGAGGACGACGACGGAGGCAACTGGGGCATCATGTCTCTGCCCTCGGTGCTTCCGAGGAGGGTGACGTGCGAGTGTGGGGTCGGATTTACCTCCCCGAGGCTCCTCCTGGAGCACCTGCAGAAGCATGCGCAGGAATCCTACACGTGTCCGACGTGCGGCGAGACCGTGAATTCTTGGGCGGACTATGAAGTCCACCTGCAGATCCACATGCATCCTCACCACCAGCTGCTGAAGGGAATTCAGCCACAGCGGTCGCAACCTCTGCTGCTTCGATTTAAGCAGCAGCCCTCTCGGCCTGCGGATCAGCCTCAGCCCAAGCAAGCGCGCGCAGTGCAAGCTGCGAATCCgacgaagaagaagcagcagcgcaTCATGTGCGCGCGGTGCAATAACACTTTCGCCACTCGCTGTTCCCTTCGGAGGCACCTGTTGTGGAATAGATGCAAAGGTGTGCGGGCCACTAACCAGCCCAAGATGTACCACTGTTCCCACTGCAACGCGGACTTCCCGAACTCAATCAGCCTCATGTTTCACCAGAGGAGCGGGGCTTGCAAGCCCGCCATCAAGCCGGTGCGTTGCCCTGTTTGTCTTCGCTGGTTTGGCACCGTGGACGGGTTACAGAAACACCTGCTGACTCATAAGCAGACTGAGGCGCACCGCTGTGATGTCTGTCAGGGCACGTACCCCAACGTGAAATCCCTCAAAAACCACCGCAGGAGGATTCATCGTATCATGGCTGGAGACACAAAGCCCGTAACTCACGAACAGCTAACTACttaa